From Haemorhous mexicanus isolate bHaeMex1 chromosome 13, bHaeMex1.pri, whole genome shotgun sequence, a single genomic window includes:
- the ADPGK gene encoding ADP-dependent glucokinase isoform X1, which yields MWQRSVCVGLLALALGYLCVLGPELPPAALRQLSASLLGTLRRARSLEARTVAAWQAAIVRPARGWARVAVGVNACVDVVLSGVKLLEALGLEPSDGKNHAVLNSGQDLKEAFAHFMERGAAAERFFRDAEAFRDIARTASEHPAAQLYVGGNAALIGQKLATNPDLKILLCGPVGPKLHELLNDNVVVPPESMQERDEFHLILEYQAGEQWGRVRAPAANRFIFSHDLSNGALNMLEVFVSSLDEFQPDLVVLSGLHMMEGQSKEMRQRRLMEAVASISDIPTDIPIHLELASMTDQDFMSNIVHQQVFPLVNSIGLNEQELLFLTQSASGPHASLASWSGIPDVGVVSDILFWILKEHGRTAERASDLTRIHFHTLAYHILVTVDGHWGNQVAAVAAGARAAGTQACATDTIDTSKVFLKAPLEFVTSHTEAPSKISLNPDEPVVQWHREGISFHFTPVLVCKDPVRTVGLGDAISAEGLLYSEVYPQ from the exons ATGTGGCAGCGGTCGGTGTGCGTGGGCCTGCTGGCCCTGGCGCTGGGCTACCTGTGCGTGCTGGGCCCCGAGCTGCCCCCCGCGGCCCTGCGGCAGCTCTCGGCCTCGCTGCTGGGGACGCTGCGCCGCGCCCGCTCGCTCGAGGCGCGCACGGTGGCGGCCTGGCAGGCGGCCATTGTCCGCCCTGCGCGCGGCTGGGCGCGCGTCGCCGTCGG cGTCAATGCCTGCGTGGACGTGGTTCTGTCTGGGGtgaagctgctggaggctcTGGGCCTGGAGCCCAGTGATGGGAAGAACCATGCAGTCCTGAACTCTGGGCAGGACCTGAAGGAGGCTTTTGCCCACTTCATGGAGAGAGGGGCGGCTGCCGAGCGCTTCTTCAGAGATGCCGAGGCCTTCCGGGACATTGCCCGCACAGCCTCGGAGCACCCCGCGGCACAG CTTTACGTGGGAGGAAATGCTGCTCTCATCGGGCAGAAGCTTGCAACAAACCCAGACCTGAAG ATCCTCCTTTGTGGCCCAGTTGGTCCCAAACTCCATGAACTGCTCAATGATAATGTGGTTGTGCCACCTGAATCCATGCAGGAAAGAGATGAATTCCATCTTATCTTGGAATATCAAGCAG GTGAACAGTGGGGCCGAGTGAGGGCACCCGCTGCCAACCGCTTCATCTTCTCCCACGACCTGTCCAACGGCGCCCTGAACATGCTGGAAGTGTTTGTGTCCAGCCTGGATGAGTTCCAGCCTGACCTGGTGGTGCTTTCAGGACTTCACATGATGGAAGGGCAGAGCAAGGAGATGCGGCAGAGGCGGCTCATGGAG gCTGTGGCCTCCATCTCTGATATCCCAACCGACATTCCCATACACCTGGAGCTGGCCAGTATGACTGATCAGGATTTTATGAGCAACATTGTGCATCAG CAGGTCTTTCCCCTGGTGAACTCCATCGGGCTGaatgagcaggagctgctgttcctcacCCAGTCTGCCTCTGGTCCCCACGCCTCCCTGGCCTCCTGGAGCGGCATTCCTGACGTGGGGGTGGTCAGCGACATCCTCTTCTGGATCCTGAAGGAGCACGGCAGGACGGCGGAGCGGGCCTCGGACCTCACCCGGATCCACTTCCACACACTGGCCTACCACATCCTGGTCACCGTGGACGGCCACTGGGGCAACCAGGTGGCGGCggtggcagctggggccagggctgccgGCACCCAGGCCTGTGCCACCGACACCATCGACACCAGCAAGGTCTTCCTCAAAGCTCCCCTGGAGTTCGTCACCTCCCACACGGAGGCACCGTCCAAAATCTCCCTCAATCCAGACGAGCCCGTGGTGCAGTGGCACAGGGAAGGCATCTCCTTCCACTTCACCCCCGTGCTGGTGTGCAAGGATCCCGTGCGGACCGTGGGGCTCGGGGATGCCATTTCAGCCGAGGGACTGCTCTACTCCGAAGTGTATCCTCAGTAG
- the ADPGK gene encoding ADP-dependent glucokinase isoform X2 has product MWQRSVCVGLLALALGYLCVLGPELPPAALRQLSASLLGTLRRARSLEARTVAAWQAAIVRPARGWARVAVGVNACVDVVLSGVKLLEALGLEPSDGKNHAVLNSGQDLKEAFAHFMERGAAAERFFRDAEAFRDIARTASEHPAAQLYVGGNAALIGQKLATNPDLKILLCGPVGPKLHELLNDNVVVPPESMQERDEFHLILEYQAGEQWGRVRAPAANRFIFSHDLSNGALNMLEVFVSSLDEFQPDLVVLSGLHMMEGQSKEMRQRRLMEAVASISDIPTDIPIHLELASMTDQDFMSNIVHQVFPLVNSIGLNEQELLFLTQSASGPHASLASWSGIPDVGVVSDILFWILKEHGRTAERASDLTRIHFHTLAYHILVTVDGHWGNQVAAVAAGARAAGTQACATDTIDTSKVFLKAPLEFVTSHTEAPSKISLNPDEPVVQWHREGISFHFTPVLVCKDPVRTVGLGDAISAEGLLYSEVYPQ; this is encoded by the exons ATGTGGCAGCGGTCGGTGTGCGTGGGCCTGCTGGCCCTGGCGCTGGGCTACCTGTGCGTGCTGGGCCCCGAGCTGCCCCCCGCGGCCCTGCGGCAGCTCTCGGCCTCGCTGCTGGGGACGCTGCGCCGCGCCCGCTCGCTCGAGGCGCGCACGGTGGCGGCCTGGCAGGCGGCCATTGTCCGCCCTGCGCGCGGCTGGGCGCGCGTCGCCGTCGG cGTCAATGCCTGCGTGGACGTGGTTCTGTCTGGGGtgaagctgctggaggctcTGGGCCTGGAGCCCAGTGATGGGAAGAACCATGCAGTCCTGAACTCTGGGCAGGACCTGAAGGAGGCTTTTGCCCACTTCATGGAGAGAGGGGCGGCTGCCGAGCGCTTCTTCAGAGATGCCGAGGCCTTCCGGGACATTGCCCGCACAGCCTCGGAGCACCCCGCGGCACAG CTTTACGTGGGAGGAAATGCTGCTCTCATCGGGCAGAAGCTTGCAACAAACCCAGACCTGAAG ATCCTCCTTTGTGGCCCAGTTGGTCCCAAACTCCATGAACTGCTCAATGATAATGTGGTTGTGCCACCTGAATCCATGCAGGAAAGAGATGAATTCCATCTTATCTTGGAATATCAAGCAG GTGAACAGTGGGGCCGAGTGAGGGCACCCGCTGCCAACCGCTTCATCTTCTCCCACGACCTGTCCAACGGCGCCCTGAACATGCTGGAAGTGTTTGTGTCCAGCCTGGATGAGTTCCAGCCTGACCTGGTGGTGCTTTCAGGACTTCACATGATGGAAGGGCAGAGCAAGGAGATGCGGCAGAGGCGGCTCATGGAG gCTGTGGCCTCCATCTCTGATATCCCAACCGACATTCCCATACACCTGGAGCTGGCCAGTATGACTGATCAGGATTTTATGAGCAACATTGTGCATCAG GTCTTTCCCCTGGTGAACTCCATCGGGCTGaatgagcaggagctgctgttcctcacCCAGTCTGCCTCTGGTCCCCACGCCTCCCTGGCCTCCTGGAGCGGCATTCCTGACGTGGGGGTGGTCAGCGACATCCTCTTCTGGATCCTGAAGGAGCACGGCAGGACGGCGGAGCGGGCCTCGGACCTCACCCGGATCCACTTCCACACACTGGCCTACCACATCCTGGTCACCGTGGACGGCCACTGGGGCAACCAGGTGGCGGCggtggcagctggggccagggctgccgGCACCCAGGCCTGTGCCACCGACACCATCGACACCAGCAAGGTCTTCCTCAAAGCTCCCCTGGAGTTCGTCACCTCCCACACGGAGGCACCGTCCAAAATCTCCCTCAATCCAGACGAGCCCGTGGTGCAGTGGCACAGGGAAGGCATCTCCTTCCACTTCACCCCCGTGCTGGTGTGCAAGGATCCCGTGCGGACCGTGGGGCTCGGGGATGCCATTTCAGCCGAGGGACTGCTCTACTCCGAAGTGTATCCTCAGTAG